A genomic region of Chlorobaculum parvum NCIB 8327 contains the following coding sequences:
- a CDS encoding uracil-DNA glycosylase, translating to MTQESLFDPVPEQPKQQAVPALDLGSLGKVVQECRKCRLAETRNSVVFGEGNPKARVFVIGEAPGADEDAQGRPFVGRSGQLLDKILLAIGFERSDVYIGNIIKCRPPQNRNPLGDEIECCKPWLMQQLEIIKPNIILLLGRVAANTILENTLSMSAMRGKLIRWNGFDCFVTYHPAALLRNPNWKRLCWEDVQLLRAHYDKVCPNS from the coding sequence ATGACGCAGGAATCGCTTTTCGATCCCGTTCCGGAACAACCGAAACAGCAAGCAGTCCCGGCCCTCGATCTCGGCTCGCTCGGCAAAGTCGTTCAGGAATGCCGGAAATGCAGGCTCGCTGAAACGCGCAACAGCGTGGTGTTCGGCGAAGGGAATCCCAAAGCGCGGGTTTTCGTTATAGGAGAGGCTCCCGGAGCGGATGAGGACGCGCAGGGGCGCCCCTTCGTGGGCCGGTCGGGTCAGTTGCTCGACAAAATTCTGCTCGCTATCGGCTTCGAACGCAGTGACGTCTATATCGGCAACATCATCAAGTGCCGACCGCCGCAAAACCGCAATCCGCTCGGTGACGAAATCGAGTGCTGCAAGCCCTGGCTAATGCAGCAGCTTGAAATCATCAAGCCGAACATCATTCTCCTTTTGGGTCGGGTAGCGGCAAACACCATTCTTGAGAACACGCTCTCGATGAGCGCCATGCGGGGCAAGCTGATCCGATGGAACGGATTCGACTGTTTTGTGACCTACCACCCGGCCGCGCTGCTCAGGAATCCAAACTGGAAGCGCCTTTGCTGGGAGGATGTGCAACTGCTCCGGGCGCATTACGACAAGGTCTGCCCGAACAGCTGA
- the dnaB gene encoding replicative DNA helicase translates to MKPREAQVDLSRDIDFSKESRVPPYSIEVEQEVLACILLEDDPIEQVIQIFGDNGESVFYEKRHQIIYKAMLTLYQKRQGIDLITVSEELSRVGELENVGGRPYLGELSGKVISSANIEYYARLVKEKFLYRRLISISSHISSAAYNTSMDIFDLVENASQQFFNISQAGIKKKATSIKELLKTATRMIENLGSSHSSVTGIGSGFSELDEYTAGFQPSDMIIIAARPSAGKTAFSLALARNAAVNFNTPVLFFSLEMAEIQLAVRLMCAEAYVESQLVRRGQISPEMMNKIINSMDALADAKLFIDDTPGISIMELTAKTRRMKQEHGIGMVVVDYLQLVTPVRDGRSNREQEIAQISRSLKALAKELNIPVIALAQLNRSVEQRSGDRRPQLSDLRESGSIEQDADMVMFLSRPEMYGIKNFEDGSSTKDITEVVIGKQRNGPIGTIRLLFLKNYGRFQSTANSYITASEPEQHQVEAPRPAAASFPEPPSLPEPPPIDDSYLNNTDTAPF, encoded by the coding sequence ATGAAGCCGCGCGAAGCACAAGTAGATTTAAGCCGTGACATCGACTTCAGCAAAGAGAGTCGGGTGCCCCCCTACTCGATCGAGGTCGAACAGGAGGTGCTTGCCTGCATCCTGCTTGAAGACGACCCGATCGAACAGGTCATCCAGATTTTCGGCGACAACGGTGAATCGGTCTTTTACGAAAAGCGTCACCAGATCATCTACAAGGCGATGCTCACGCTTTACCAGAAGCGGCAGGGCATCGACCTCATCACGGTCAGCGAGGAGCTTTCGCGCGTCGGCGAGCTGGAGAACGTGGGAGGCCGCCCCTACCTCGGCGAGCTTTCCGGCAAGGTGATCAGCTCGGCCAACATCGAGTACTACGCCCGGCTGGTGAAGGAGAAGTTCCTCTACCGGCGGCTGATTTCGATTTCTTCGCACATTTCGAGCGCGGCCTACAACACCTCGATGGACATCTTCGACCTGGTCGAGAACGCCTCGCAGCAGTTCTTCAACATCTCGCAGGCGGGCATCAAGAAGAAGGCCACCAGCATCAAGGAGCTGCTCAAGACCGCGACCAGGATGATCGAGAATCTCGGCTCCTCCCACTCCTCGGTCACCGGCATCGGCTCGGGCTTTTCGGAGCTGGATGAATACACCGCCGGGTTCCAGCCGTCGGACATGATTATCATCGCCGCACGCCCGTCGGCCGGTAAAACGGCATTCTCCCTCGCCCTTGCTCGCAACGCCGCGGTGAACTTCAACACGCCGGTGCTCTTCTTCAGCCTTGAAATGGCCGAGATCCAGCTTGCCGTCAGGCTGATGTGCGCCGAGGCCTACGTCGAGTCCCAGCTCGTGCGCCGAGGCCAGATTTCACCCGAGATGATGAACAAGATCATCAACAGCATGGACGCCCTGGCCGATGCCAAGCTATTCATCGACGACACGCCGGGCATCTCGATCATGGAGCTGACCGCCAAGACCCGCCGCATGAAGCAGGAGCACGGTATCGGCATGGTGGTGGTCGATTACCTCCAGCTCGTCACTCCAGTCAGGGACGGCCGGTCGAACCGCGAGCAGGAGATCGCCCAGATTTCGCGTTCGCTCAAAGCGTTAGCCAAGGAGCTAAATATTCCGGTCATCGCGCTCGCGCAGCTCAACCGCTCCGTCGAACAGCGCTCCGGCGACCGGCGACCGCAGCTCAGTGACCTTCGCGAATCCGGCTCGATCGAGCAGGACGCTGACATGGTGATGTTCCTGTCGAGGCCGGAGATGTACGGCATCAAGAACTTCGAGGACGGCTCGTCGACCAAAGACATCACCGAAGTGGTGATCGGCAAGCAGCGTAACGGCCCGATCGGCACCATCAGGCTGCTGTTCCTGAAAAATTATGGACGTTTCCAGTCGACGGCCAACAGCTACATCACGGCCAGCGAACCTGAACAGCATCAGGTCGAAGCGCCACGCCCTGCGGCAGCGAGCTTTCCGGAGCCGCCATCCCTGCCCGAGCCGCCGCCGATTGACGACAGCTATCTCAACAACACGGATACCGCACCGTTTTAG
- a CDS encoding protein-L-isoaspartate(D-aspartate) O-methyltransferase translates to MQHTDDMVQERRGMVELLRRYGIRNSRVLDAFLTVKRHLFVDGESRMFAYHDSALPIGFGQTISQPYTVAYMMELLVENCSSGKVLEIGTGSGFQAAILDALGYRVFTIECVAGLYELASARFEKLGIPVQSRLGDGTLGWPEEAPFDAIIVTAAAPHEPRELMSQLADGGVLILPLGSLASQQMTVIRRKGNRFEHEGFDHFAFVPLLGREGWPDSDE, encoded by the coding sequence TCAGGCGTTACGGCATCAGGAATTCGAGGGTGCTCGACGCGTTCTTGACGGTCAAACGCCATCTGTTCGTCGATGGCGAAAGCCGGATGTTCGCCTATCACGACTCCGCGTTGCCCATCGGGTTCGGGCAGACCATTTCGCAGCCCTACACGGTGGCCTACATGATGGAGTTGCTGGTCGAGAACTGTTCGTCTGGCAAGGTGCTTGAAATCGGAACCGGATCGGGATTCCAGGCGGCGATTCTCGATGCGCTCGGTTACCGGGTCTTTACGATCGAGTGCGTTGCGGGCTTGTATGAACTGGCCTCAGCGCGTTTCGAAAAGCTGGGTATTCCAGTGCAAAGCCGCCTCGGCGACGGTACGCTCGGCTGGCCGGAAGAGGCCCCGTTCGACGCCATTATCGTTACGGCAGCCGCGCCGCATGAGCCCCGCGAACTGATGAGTCAGCTTGCCGACGGTGGAGTGCTGATTCTGCCGCTCGGCAGTCTCGCCTCGCAGCAGATGACCGTCATTCGCCGAAAAGGCAACCGGTTCGAGCATGAGGGATTCGACCACTTCGCTTTTGTGCCGCTTTTAGGGCGCGAAGGGTGGCCGGATTCGGATGAATGA
- the ptsP gene encoding phosphoenolpyruvate--protein phosphotransferase produces MVYKKAPNPSGDVPDASETPGHQFGPAAKERRYTGIGSSKGFAIGEAHEFVQEIIDHEIAELNESNIEEEIERFQAALNRSEKELKKIERVTTRKIGKLYSDLFQAQIMLLNDPVLIENITRRIREELKPAHLVIEQEFEQYLGNFIHSDDQIFRERAADLHDIKERIIRNLHIRKLHSWVPEGTIVVSHHLSPADIILLSRSNVKGFATDTGGKTSHVALICKSLNIPMVAGLGNFSQKIGSGMPVILDGTEGVIITEPSEQTIGEYQQKREDVIRREADDSALAHQNAFTRCGMRITVCSNIDFKEEIEHLEPTGSEGVGLFRTENLFLDDLKPPQESVQQEYYLEMAEMLSPKPLVIRLFDIGGDKLIYSPVKEPNPNLGWRGVRILIDVPEILDAQLRSIIKANVHGNVDLMIPMISSLEEIEHIKERLEHHYKRISEASHETIYKPGLGAMIEMPAAVELIDEITSMVDFISIGTNDLTQYTLAVDRNNLIVQDLFEKFHPAIIRQLYRIISTAQKNRCRATLCGDMGSDPLATPFLIGCGLREFSIVSSDIPALKARVANHSITECEALAAECIKLSSPQAIKARLEVFLKEH; encoded by the coding sequence ATGGTTTACAAAAAAGCACCGAACCCCTCCGGCGATGTGCCGGACGCCAGTGAAACCCCCGGCCATCAATTCGGCCCGGCAGCAAAGGAACGCCGCTACACCGGCATCGGCAGTTCGAAAGGTTTCGCGATCGGCGAGGCCCACGAGTTCGTTCAGGAGATCATCGATCATGAAATCGCTGAACTGAACGAGAGCAACATCGAGGAAGAGATCGAGCGCTTTCAGGCCGCCCTGAACCGCTCGGAAAAGGAGCTGAAAAAGATCGAGAGGGTCACCACCCGCAAAATCGGCAAGCTCTATTCCGACCTGTTCCAGGCGCAGATCATGCTGCTCAACGATCCGGTGCTGATCGAAAACATCACCCGCCGCATCCGCGAAGAGCTGAAACCGGCACATCTGGTCATCGAGCAGGAGTTCGAGCAGTACCTCGGCAACTTCATCCACTCCGACGACCAGATTTTCCGCGAACGGGCCGCCGACCTGCACGACATCAAGGAGCGGATCATCCGGAACCTGCACATCCGGAAACTGCACTCCTGGGTGCCCGAAGGCACCATCGTGGTCTCACACCACCTCTCGCCAGCAGACATCATTCTGCTCAGCCGCAGCAACGTCAAAGGGTTCGCCACCGACACCGGCGGCAAAACTTCGCACGTCGCCCTGATCTGCAAGTCGCTCAACATTCCGATGGTGGCCGGTCTCGGCAACTTCTCGCAGAAGATCGGTTCGGGAATGCCCGTCATTCTTGACGGCACGGAGGGGGTGATCATCACCGAGCCAAGTGAGCAGACCATCGGCGAGTACCAGCAAAAGCGGGAGGACGTAATCCGTCGGGAAGCCGACGATTCGGCGCTGGCGCATCAAAACGCATTCACGCGCTGCGGCATGCGGATCACGGTCTGCTCAAACATCGACTTCAAGGAGGAGATCGAACACCTAGAACCAACCGGTTCGGAAGGTGTCGGACTGTTCCGGACGGAGAACCTCTTCCTCGACGACCTCAAACCGCCGCAGGAGTCGGTGCAGCAGGAGTACTACCTCGAAATGGCCGAGATGCTCAGCCCGAAACCGCTGGTCATTCGGCTGTTTGACATCGGCGGCGACAAACTGATCTACTCGCCGGTCAAGGAGCCGAACCCGAACCTCGGCTGGCGAGGCGTCCGGATTCTGATCGACGTGCCGGAAATTCTCGACGCGCAGCTCCGCTCCATCATCAAAGCCAACGTTCACGGCAACGTCGATCTGATGATTCCCATGATCTCGTCGCTTGAAGAGATCGAACACATCAAAGAGCGCCTCGAACACCACTACAAGCGCATCAGCGAAGCGTCGCACGAAACGATCTACAAGCCCGGCCTCGGAGCGATGATCGAAATGCCGGCGGCCGTCGAACTGATCGATGAAATCACCAGCATGGTCGATTTCATCAGTATCGGAACCAACGATCTGACCCAGTACACGCTGGCCGTTGACCGCAATAACCTGATCGTGCAGGATCTGTTCGAGAAGTTCCACCCGGCCATCATCCGCCAGCTCTACCGTATCATCTCGACGGCGCAGAAAAACCGCTGCCGGGCAACCCTCTGCGGCGATATGGGCTCCGATCCGCTGGCCACACCGTTCCTGATCGGATGCGGTCTCCGGGAGTTCAGCATCGTCAGCTCCGACATCCCGGCGCTCAAGGCGCGGGTAGCCAATCATTCAATCACTGAGTGTGAAGCGCTGGCCGCCGAGTGCATCAAACTCTCCAGCCCTCAGGCCATCAAAGCCCGCCTCGAAGTGTTCCTCAAGGAGCACTGA
- a CDS encoding peptidylprolyl isomerase, whose protein sequence is MGKLRDKTHIVLFILVAAFVGLIVFEWGMNFTGPKQSRGGDVGAVNGEPIPAAEYEQLYNMVSTSFRQRNPGVEVTSRIDAGLREQAWNMVVDQTLINQLLKKYAVQVSDQEVLEAVNSEVNPPGIIRQNFTDPKTGQIDRELLEKARQDPQAKEFWLKAQEMVRRELMINKLLMDLKSMAIVTDPEVTELVQRQYTTFSGSFIPFPYDFAGPASNFPVKDEEITAWYEAHKGQFQQEPTRSAEFVFFPLTPSAQDSLRAKKEIDGLVSEFASAPDEAEFVKIQSDIPDAVNVTRTRADFSLEGGKKIFDSPKLAPGQIVGPVADQGYYRLLKIKSVSTGEPMASASHILIRVNPADKASVESGQALARKILDELKNGASFAQLAAKYSQDPGNAQRGGFLGWFTKERMVPEFTQAVFSGKPGQVVGPVLTRFGLHIIKIDGFDNRQIVCSEVVRQLKPSSLTSESIKRKAMVFRDDAESKGFAETAKLQKLDVVQTGDFTRQTLVSKLGMDEDVASFAFSSKDGAISQVIKNDNGFVVMKLLTKNDTGYRLLDDELKEMIKAELVREKQGTALKAKLAELSKSSGGSLDAIVQSNPGLRKITSGIISWRDGNIDGYGSDRRLVEAMAGMELNKLSAPVQTSNGFALVKLDGRQLPYGLDLEVEKKRILPQLMKIKQEQLFNEYFEAARRTAKIEDNR, encoded by the coding sequence ATGGGCAAGTTGAGGGACAAGACGCACATCGTGCTCTTTATCCTTGTGGCCGCATTTGTAGGTCTCATCGTTTTCGAGTGGGGCATGAATTTTACCGGACCGAAGCAGAGCCGCGGGGGCGATGTCGGTGCGGTTAACGGTGAACCGATTCCCGCTGCAGAGTACGAGCAGCTGTACAACATGGTGAGCACCAGTTTCCGGCAACGGAACCCTGGCGTTGAAGTTACTTCCCGCATCGATGCCGGATTGCGGGAACAGGCATGGAACATGGTTGTCGATCAGACCCTGATCAACCAGTTGCTCAAAAAGTATGCTGTTCAGGTCAGCGACCAGGAGGTGCTCGAAGCGGTCAACAGCGAGGTTAATCCTCCGGGGATCATCCGCCAGAATTTCACCGATCCAAAAACCGGCCAGATCGACCGTGAGCTGCTTGAAAAAGCAAGGCAGGATCCCCAAGCCAAGGAGTTCTGGCTCAAGGCTCAGGAGATGGTCAGGCGCGAGCTGATGATCAACAAATTGCTCATGGATCTGAAGAGCATGGCCATCGTGACCGATCCCGAAGTGACCGAACTGGTGCAGCGCCAGTACACCACTTTCTCCGGCTCGTTCATTCCGTTTCCCTACGACTTTGCCGGGCCTGCCTCGAACTTCCCCGTCAAGGATGAGGAGATCACGGCATGGTACGAAGCTCACAAAGGGCAGTTCCAGCAGGAGCCTACCCGCAGTGCCGAGTTTGTTTTCTTCCCGCTGACCCCTTCCGCGCAGGACAGCCTTCGGGCCAAAAAAGAGATTGACGGGCTTGTATCGGAGTTCGCTTCGGCGCCCGATGAGGCCGAGTTTGTCAAAATCCAGAGCGATATTCCCGATGCGGTCAACGTGACCCGGACGCGCGCCGATTTTTCTCTGGAAGGCGGCAAAAAGATTTTCGATTCGCCAAAGCTCGCTCCCGGCCAGATTGTTGGGCCGGTTGCCGATCAGGGCTACTATCGCCTGCTCAAAATCAAGAGCGTTTCCACCGGTGAGCCGATGGCCAGCGCTTCACACATCCTGATTCGCGTCAATCCGGCCGATAAAGCCTCGGTCGAGAGTGGCCAGGCGCTTGCCCGGAAGATTCTCGATGAACTGAAAAATGGCGCTTCATTCGCCCAGCTTGCCGCCAAATACTCACAGGATCCGGGCAACGCCCAACGTGGTGGTTTCTTGGGATGGTTCACCAAAGAGCGCATGGTGCCCGAGTTTACGCAGGCTGTGTTCAGCGGAAAACCAGGTCAGGTTGTCGGCCCGGTGCTGACCCGGTTCGGGCTGCATATCATCAAGATCGATGGCTTCGACAACCGGCAGATCGTCTGTTCGGAAGTCGTCCGGCAGCTCAAACCCTCCAGCCTGACCTCGGAATCGATCAAGCGCAAAGCGATGGTGTTCCGCGATGATGCTGAATCGAAAGGCTTTGCCGAGACCGCCAAACTCCAGAAGCTCGACGTGGTGCAGACCGGTGATTTCACGCGCCAGACGCTGGTTTCAAAGCTCGGGATGGATGAAGATGTCGCCAGTTTCGCGTTCTCATCAAAAGATGGAGCGATTTCCCAGGTCATCAAGAACGACAACGGATTCGTGGTCATGAAGCTCCTGACCAAAAACGATACCGGCTACCGTCTGCTCGATGACGAGCTCAAGGAGATGATCAAAGCCGAACTGGTGAGAGAAAAGCAGGGTACGGCCCTCAAAGCCAAACTTGCCGAGCTGTCGAAATCCAGCGGCGGCTCGCTCGATGCCATTGTCCAGAGCAATCCGGGGCTGCGCAAAATCACCTCCGGCATCATTTCGTGGCGCGACGGCAATATCGACGGTTACGGCTCCGATCGCCGACTCGTGGAGGCGATGGCCGGGATGGAGCTCAACAAACTTTCGGCTCCCGTTCAGACCTCGAACGGCTTCGCGTTGGTCAAGCTTGACGGGCGGCAGCTACCTTACGGGTTGGATCTTGAGGTTGAAAAAAAGCGCATTCTTCCTCAACTGATGAAGATCAAACAGGAGCAGCTTTTCAACGAATACTTCGAGGCGGCGCGCAGAACCGCCAAGATCGAGGATAACCGGTAA